One window of Gloeothece citriformis PCC 7424 genomic DNA carries:
- a CDS encoding chemotaxis protein CheB encodes MLGRIIVIGASAGGVEALRELVAGFPSDLPATIFIVLHISPNSGSVLPSILTRAGVLEAVYPENEEVFQPGRIYVAPPDHHLLVKLGKVELTRGPKENRNRPAIDVLFRSAARAYDSLVIGVVLSGLLDDGTAGLLAIKQRGGIAIVQDPEEALYSSMPRNAIENVEVDQVLSVKEIAKELTRLVYEPIELKEVPPVSKNFAMESDMATLEPEAMQSDERPGIPSGFACPDCGGVLWELNQGNLLRFRCRTGHAFSVESLLAQQSEELEEALWVALRTLEETANLRDRMAQRATQAGHTARARIYDEDAQTARQRALLIRKAILNGLNGKNKDQLDEA; translated from the coding sequence ATGTTAGGAAGGATTATTGTTATTGGGGCTTCGGCGGGTGGTGTAGAGGCACTTAGAGAGTTGGTAGCGGGTTTCCCTTCAGATTTACCAGCGACTATTTTTATCGTGCTTCACATTTCTCCTAACAGTGGTAGCGTTTTACCGAGCATTCTGACTCGTGCAGGTGTTTTAGAAGCAGTTTATCCAGAAAATGAGGAAGTATTTCAGCCCGGACGCATTTATGTCGCCCCGCCGGATCATCATTTATTGGTCAAATTAGGTAAAGTTGAATTAACCCGTGGCCCTAAAGAAAATAGAAATCGTCCTGCTATTGATGTGCTATTTCGGAGCGCGGCCAGGGCTTATGATTCTTTAGTTATCGGGGTGGTATTATCGGGGCTTCTCGATGATGGAACGGCGGGGTTATTAGCGATTAAACAACGAGGAGGGATCGCTATTGTTCAAGATCCCGAGGAAGCACTTTATTCTAGTATGCCTCGCAATGCGATCGAGAATGTAGAAGTCGATCAAGTCTTATCGGTAAAGGAAATTGCCAAGGAACTCACGCGCCTAGTTTATGAACCTATAGAACTAAAAGAAGTCCCTCCCGTGTCTAAAAATTTTGCAATGGAGTCGGATATGGCGACTTTAGAACCAGAGGCTATGCAAAGCGACGAACGCCCCGGAATTCCTTCAGGTTTTGCCTGTCCTGATTGTGGTGGGGTTTTATGGGAATTAAATCAAGGCAATTTGCTCCGTTTTCGCTGTCGTACCGGTCATGCGTTTTCTGTGGAGAGTTTATTGGCGCAACAGTCGGAAGAACTCGAAGAGGCTTTATGGGTGGCGCTGAGAACCTTGGAGGAAACCGCCAATCTCAGGGATAGGATGGCTCAACGGGCGACTCAAGCCGGTCATACCGCAAGAGCGCGTATTTATGATGAGGATGCCCAAACCGCTAGACAACGGGCTTTATTGATCCGAAAAGCAATTTTAAATGGGCTTAATGGGAAAAATAAAGATCAGTTGGATGAAGCTTAA
- a CDS encoding NAD(P)H-dependent glycerol-3-phosphate dehydrogenase, translating into MTEKPKNITIVGAGMWGTALGVLASHHHHHVRLWSRRCPENLASVIVDADVILSAVSMGGVTPIIKQLQDLNLPKKAIIVTATKGLDPATTLTPSRLWQSAFPDYPVVVLSGPNLSKEIQQNLPAATAVASTDLTAAETIQVIFATEKFRVYVNSDPLGTELGGTLKNVVAIAAGVCDGLHLGTNAKAALLTRALPEIIRVGTYLGAEKETFFGLSGLGDLLATCNSPLSRNYQVGYGLAQGKTLEEILAHLEGTAEGINTTNVLVQIATEQNLYVPIATQVYRLLRGEISPLTAVKSLMERDLKSE; encoded by the coding sequence ATGACAGAGAAACCGAAAAACATTACTATTGTTGGGGCGGGGATGTGGGGAACTGCCCTAGGGGTATTAGCGTCTCATCATCATCATCACGTCCGTTTATGGTCTAGACGTTGTCCGGAAAATTTAGCTTCTGTCATTGTTGATGCTGATGTCATTTTATCAGCCGTTTCTATGGGAGGAGTAACACCGATCATTAAACAACTTCAAGACTTAAATCTGCCTAAAAAAGCGATCATCGTCACTGCTACAAAAGGGTTAGATCCGGCCACAACCTTGACTCCTTCTCGACTTTGGCAAAGTGCATTTCCCGATTATCCTGTCGTTGTGCTTTCAGGGCCAAACTTATCCAAAGAAATTCAACAAAATTTACCGGCGGCTACGGCTGTCGCTAGTACCGATCTTACCGCAGCAGAAACCATACAAGTGATTTTTGCTACGGAAAAATTTAGGGTTTATGTCAATAGTGATCCTTTAGGAACTGAATTAGGAGGGACTTTAAAAAATGTAGTGGCGATCGCTGCGGGGGTCTGTGATGGGTTACACTTAGGCACAAATGCTAAAGCCGCCTTATTAACTCGCGCTTTACCGGAAATTATTCGAGTTGGGACTTATTTAGGGGCAGAAAAAGAGACTTTTTTTGGGTTATCGGGTTTAGGCGATTTATTAGCCACTTGTAATAGTCCTCTTTCTCGTAATTATCAAGTGGGATATGGATTAGCACAAGGAAAAACCTTAGAGGAAATTTTAGCCCATTTAGAAGGAACTGCCGAGGGAATAAATACTACTAATGTTTTAGTTCAAATTGCCACCGAACAAAATTTATATGTGCCGATTGCTACCCAAGTTTATCGTCTTCTCCGAGGAGAAATTTCGCCCCTAACCGCCGTTAAGTCTTTGATGGAACGGGATCTTAAATCTGAATAA
- a CDS encoding AbrB/MazE/SpoVT family DNA-binding domain-containing protein, translated as MSTAIRTKIIKIGNSQGIRIPKPLLEQSGIDSEVEIEVQNDYLIVRAVKRSRIGWDEAFAKMAQRGDDALLDEVSTTTWDHREWEW; from the coding sequence ATGAGTACAGCCATCAGAACTAAGATTATAAAAATAGGCAATTCTCAAGGTATTCGGATTCCTAAACCTCTCCTAGAACAAAGCGGAATTGATAGCGAGGTGGAAATTGAAGTACAAAATGATTATTTAATAGTTCGTGCAGTAAAGCGATCGCGTATAGGATGGGATGAAGCTTTTGCAAAAATGGCACAGCGAGGAGATGACGCATTACTCGATGAAGTCAGCACAACAACCTGGGATCACAGGGAATGGGAATGGTAA
- a CDS encoding type II toxin-antitoxin system PemK/MazF family toxin, which yields MVIQRFDVFLVNLAPTVGSEIQKTRPCVIISPDEMNHYIATVIVAPMTTKGQNYPTRIACYCQGLESQIVLDQIRTVDKTRLVKKLGQISLEEQTAVVETLMNMFAY from the coding sequence ATGGTAATTCAACGTTTTGATGTATTTTTAGTTAATCTTGCTCCGACAGTTGGCAGTGAAATTCAAAAAACAAGACCTTGTGTTATTATTTCCCCAGATGAAATGAATCATTATATTGCCACTGTTATTGTTGCTCCTATGACCACAAAAGGTCAAAACTACCCTACTCGTATAGCTTGTTATTGTCAAGGGTTAGAGAGCCAAATAGTTTTAGATCAAATTCGTACAGTTGACAAGACTCGATTAGTTAAAAAGCTTGGTCAAATTAGCCTAGAAGAACAAACAGCCGTTGTGGAAACTTTGATGAATATGTTTGCTTATTAG